A stretch of Candidatus Sphingomonas phytovorans DNA encodes these proteins:
- a CDS encoding tyrosine recombinase XerC gives MSGLVPEFADHLRRDRRRSVHTIRAYEATANRLLHFLAGHWGGPVDRAALGKVSSADLRAYLAQRRGEGLGNASAARELSAVRGFLAFAGGETPRLKGPRVKKGVPRPVSPDEAVALAEDVEENAAEPWIGARDWAVLMLLYGAGLRIGEATGLTGAALPLGPTLSVTGKRAKTRIVPLLPQVREAIETYVGICPWPIARDAALFRGAKGGPLAPGIIRRSVQAARTRLGLSERTTPHALRHSFATHLLGRGADLRALQELLGHASLSSTQIYTAVDAAHLLDVYRNAHPRA, from the coding sequence ATGTCCGGTCTCGTCCCCGAATTCGCCGATCATCTCCGCCGCGACCGGCGGCGATCGGTCCATACGATCCGCGCCTATGAGGCGACGGCCAACCGGCTGCTGCATTTCCTGGCGGGTCATTGGGGCGGCCCGGTCGATCGTGCCGCGCTGGGCAAGGTCAGCTCGGCTGACCTGCGCGCCTATCTGGCGCAGCGGCGCGGCGAGGGGCTGGGCAATGCCTCGGCCGCGCGGGAATTGTCCGCGGTTCGCGGCTTCCTCGCCTTTGCCGGCGGTGAGACGCCGCGCCTCAAGGGCCCGCGCGTCAAGAAGGGCGTGCCGCGCCCCGTCTCCCCGGACGAGGCGGTCGCGCTGGCTGAGGATGTCGAGGAGAATGCGGCCGAGCCATGGATCGGCGCGCGAGACTGGGCGGTGCTGATGCTGCTCTACGGTGCGGGCCTGCGCATCGGCGAGGCGACCGGGCTGACCGGTGCCGCGCTGCCGCTCGGCCCGACGCTCAGCGTCACCGGCAAGCGCGCCAAGACGCGGATCGTGCCGCTGCTGCCGCAGGTGCGCGAGGCGATCGAGACCTATGTCGGGATCTGCCCCTGGCCGATCGCGCGCGACGCGGCGCTGTTCCGGGGCGCCAAGGGCGGTCCGCTGGCGCCGGGGATCATCCGCCGGTCGGTCCAGGCGGCGCGGACCCGACTGGGTCTGTCCGAGCGGACCACGCCGCACGCGCTGCGCCATAGTTTCGCGACTCATCTGCTTGGGCGCGGGGCGGATCTGCGCGCGCTGCAGGAATTGCTCGGCCATGCCAGCCTGAGCTCGACCCAGATCTATACCGCGGTCGATGCCGCGCATCTGCTCGATGTGTACCGGAACGCCCATCCGCGGGCATAG